The region CGCGGCTACCGCTCCAGCCACCGGGTGGCGCTGGCGCTCTTCCTCGCCGGGGCGCTGACCACTTTCCTGAAGGGTCTCGACTTCGAGGAGGCCCTCATGTCGCTGGGAGCCGTGTCGCTCCTGCTCATTTTCCGGCGGACCTTCCAGCACGCGGGCAAGCTCCAGCCGCCGCTCGAGTTCGTCGTCTCGATCGGTCTGTTCGCGATCGTGCTGTTCGCGGCGGTGGGCTTCGGTTCCTTCACCGTGCCGGAGCTTCCGGCCGCTTTCCGGCACTTCGAAGCCACGGCCCAGGAGGCCCGCTTTCTTCGCGCCCTGATCGTCCTGGTTTGCGCCGCCGCGGCCGCCGCGTTCCATTACGCGCAGCGGGCCAGGGCGCAGGATCGCCTGCCCGGCCCCGGCGAAATCGATCAGGCGCTCAGCGACGCCCGCCGGCTCTCCCGGGGCACCAATCCTCTTCTCGTAGGCGCCGGCGACAAGGCGCTGTTCCGTCCCGGCGGGAGCGCCGCGGCGGGCGGCGGCGATCAGCCGCCGCCCGAGGGCTTCCTGCAGTACCGCACCTGCGGGCGCTTTCTCATCGTCTATTCCGACCCGGTCTGCCCTCCCGGAACGGAGCGCGCGCTGCTGGCCGCCTTCCTGGAAGAGGCGGCGGCGCGGGACCATGAAGTGATCCTTTACCAGATCACCCCCGCCCTGCTTCCCGCGGCCCACGATTTCGGCTTCTCGTTCTTCAAGCTGGGCGAGGAAGGGATGGTCGACTTGCAGCGTTTCGACCTGAAGGGGAACAAGGCCCGGAAATGGCGCAACGCGATCAACCGCGTGGAGCGGGCGGGCGGCCGGTTCGAAATCGTCGAAGGCGGCGCCTTGCGGAGCCTGCTGCCCGAGATGCGGCGCGTCTCCGACTCCTGGCTGGCGAGCAAGCACGGCTCGGAGAAGGGATTCTCCATCGGGCGCTTCGACGAGGAGTACCTGGCCCGCTTCCCCTGCGCCGTGGTGCGCGACGCCGGCGGGCGGATCGCCGGATTCGCCAACATTCTCGAAGGCCGCCCGGGTGAGGAGATCTCGGTCGATCTGATGCGCTATCGCCCGGAGAAGCAGGGGCGCGAGGATCTGGAAGGGGTCATCGAGTACCTGTTCCTCGAGATCATGCTGCACGGCAAGGACCGCGGATTCACGCGGTTCAACCTGGGGATGGCCCCCCTCTCCTCGGTCGGGGAGATGCACTGGGCGCGACCCTTCGAGAGGCTCGCCCACCTCTTCTTCCGGCATGGGGAGCACTGGTTCAATTTCCAGGGGCTGCGCCGCTTCAAGGAGAAGTTCGAGCCGGAGTGGGAGCCGCGCTACATGGCCTATCCGCGCCCGTGGGACTGGCCGGCGGCGGTCACCAGCACGGCGGTCCTGATCGCGGGAGGATGGCCCGCCCTCCTCTTCCCGCGGCGGCGGGCCGCATGATGCGGACGCTCCTTCTTCTGGCGCTTCTCATCATCACAACCGATCCCGCATGGGCCGGGTCGAAGGATGCCGCGGCGCGCGGCGATTTCCAGGAAGAGACCATTACCGTCCCGATCCTGGGCCGGGTCACGACTTATCACCCTCTCCCCCTACGTCGCGCGCGGGGCGTGGTGCTCTTCGTCTCGGGAGACGGAGGGTGGAAGCTCGGCGTGCTCGGCATGGCGAAGCGGCTCGCCGGGGAAGCGGTCGTGGTCGGAATCTCCATGCCTGCCTGGCAGGAAATCGCCGAGAAGCAGAAGTCGCCGTGCTGGTATCCGGCGGGGGAGCTGGAGGCAATCGCCCAGGCCGTGGAGAAGATCTACAAGTTTCCCGAATACGTCCGGCCCGTCCTGGTCGGGTACTCTTCGGGGGCCACCGTCGTCTACGGCGCGCTGGTCCAGGCCCCGCGCGGATCGTTCGCCGGAGGGGTAAGCCTCGGCTTCTGCCCTGATCTCGAAGTAAGGCGTCCCGTCTGCGGCCAGGGTGAATGGAAACCAACCTACGATCCTGTGAAACATCGCTCGATGCTCCCGCTCCCGTCCGTAGATCTTTCCGGCCCGGAGGGCGCCCCCGGCTGGATCGCGCTGCAGGGCAAGGTGGACCAGGTCTGCGACGCGAACGCCATGAGCCGCTTCGTGGAGGAGGTCCGCGGGGGAAAGATGATTCTCCTTCCCAAGGTCGGCCACGGATTCGGAGTCACGAGGAACTGGGGGAGCTCCTTCGACGAAGCGGTGGGATCGTTCCTCGAAGGCGGCAGCATCTGGGAGACGCGGCGGGGCAAGGAGCCCTCGAAGGCGCCGAACCGGGCGCCCGAGGAGATCAATCGGCGGATCGATTCGCTGAATCTCCCGCTCGTGGTGACTTGGCCCGAATCGGCCAAGGGGGTGCTGATCTTCCTCTCCGGCGACGGCGGCTGGATGGAGCTGGATCAGGAGGTCGCCTCCCATCTTCACGATGCCGGCGTAGCGGTCATCGGCTGGAGCACGCTCCGTTACTTCTGGGGCGAGCGGACGCCGGCGGAGTTTCGGCGCGATCTGGCGCGCGTCGCCGGCTCGCTTCCGGAGGAGACGCCGCTGTTCGCCGGAGGGTATTCTTTCGGGGCGGAAGTGGTCGCCGTCACGCTCTCGCAGGCGGAGGAGCGGACCGGACCACTCGGCCGGATTCCCGGCCTGATCCTGCTGGGGCCGGGACGCTACGCCACGTTCGAGGTGAGCCCACTCGATTGGATCTTCTCGAGCGCCACTCCCACCGCCCATCCGGTGCGCCCCGCTCTGGAGAGCGCGACGGGTCTCGACGTCCTGTGTCTCGAATCGGGCTCGCCGGCCGACTCGGGCTGCCCTCAGGAGCCTCGGTCCGGTCTGACGCGCCTCCACCTGCGCGGCTCCCACCATTTCGGAGGGGACTACGAGGCGCTCGCCCGGCGCATCGCCGCCTTCATGGCGGCGCCCGACCGCCCCGACGGCGATTCCAGCCCATAAAAAAATCGCCACCCCGGCCCTCGGAGAGGGGTGTTTTTCGCCGCCGGCGATGTAACATGAAAGGGCTCGTGGAGGAATCCGCCGATGGCGATCGCGCCGAAGAAGTTCTTGTTCGTCTCGCGCATGGGACTCATTCACGACCTCGCCATCAAGGTCTCCCAGGAAGGCCACGAGGTCCGCTACTGCATCCTCTCCAAGGCCGACAAGGACGTGGCCGACGGCTTCCTCACGAAAGTGGACGACTGGGAGGCGGAGAAGAGCTGGGCCGATCTCTTCGTGTTCGACGACTCCGGCTTCGGGGACGTCTGCGAGAAGCTCCGCAAGGAAGGGCGTCTCGTCATCGGCGGGACGAAATACAGCGACAAGCTCGAGGACGACCGCGACTTCGGCCAGTCCGAGATGAAGGCGGCCGGGATGACGACGCTCCCCTACTGGGACTTCAGCTCGTTCGACACGGCGATCGAGTTCATCCGGGCGAATCCCGATCGGTACGTCGTCAAGCCGAACGGCAAGGCGCAGAACGACAAGGTGCTGTCGTTCGTCGGCCAGGAGGAGGACGGGCGCGACGTCGTGACGATGCTGGAGCGCTATCGCAAGGGCTCGAAGATCCGCGGCTTCCAGGTGCAGAAATACGTCGCCGGCGTCGAGGTCGCGGCGGGCGCCTTCTTCAACGGGAAGGATTTCATCCTGCCCGCGTTCATCAACTTCGAGCACAAGAGGATGTTCAACGACGACATCGGCCCTTCCACCGGCGAGATGGGCACCAGCGGCTTCTGGACCGGGGAGGTCCAGCTGTTCCGCGACACGCTGGCGAAGATGCGCGACCGGCTCGCCGGTTACGTGGGATACATCGACATCAACTGTGTCGCCAACAGCCGCGGGGTGTATCCGCTGGAGTTCACGACCCGCTTCGGCTATCCAACGATCAACCTCCAGATCGAAGGAGTCCTGTCGAAATGGGGCGAGTTCCTCGTCGCCCTGGCCGCGGGCGAGAGCTTCGACCTGCGCACCAAGCGCGGCTTCCAAATATGCGTGGTGATCGGCGTCCCTCCGTTTCCCTTCGTCGATCCCGACGCTTTCCGCAAGTATTCGGAGGATGCCGTGGTCCTGTTCAAGAAGGAAATCAAGGAGGGTCTCCACCCCTGCGACATCAAGCTGGTGGACGGCGACTGGCGCCTCGCCGGAAATTCCGGCTACGCCCTCGTCGTCTCCGGTTCCGGCCCCACGATGGACGACGCCCGACGCGAGACCTACGGCCGCGTGAAGAGCGTCATGATCCCGAACATGTTCTACCGCACCGACATCGGCGAGCGCTGGCACCGCGACGGCGATCTCCTCCAGACCTGGGGATTGCTGGCGGTGCCCAGCCCGCGCCCTTAGGATCCCGCTCGAACGGCAGCGGGGACGTGGAGGAAGAAGGGCCCGCCAGCCTCTCACGGCCGCCGGCGCGCGGGGCGTCTCGTTACGGAATTCCGAAGACTTAGGGAGAGCGGCGCGGGCGAGCGTCGTCGGCGCCGGACAGGGCGAGCCCCTGGGCGATCTTCTCCTTGATCTTGCGGATGAAGCGCGCCGCGAGATCCTCGGAATAGCCTCCGGCCCGGAACGCGTCGCCGAGCTGTCGATCGGTGAGCTGCGCGAGCGTCTGGCAGGCGATCACGACGTCCTGCGGCGTGAGGTCCCTCAGAAGCTCCCGGTGCCGGGCGTGATAGTCGAACCGGACGCGCCCGTCCTCGGCTCCCAGGACGAATTCCTGGCTCTCGAAATCCTCGATGTCGTTCTGCGTGCCGATCGGCCAGCGCGTCTTTCCCAGCGAGGCGCCGAGATCCTGCACGACGTACCAGGTCGCCGCCCCCTCGGAAGGCTGCTTGAAGCGATAAATCCGGTTGTTGCTCGCCGCCATGTCCCAGTTGTTGAGCAGCAGGTTGACGATCACCAGCGTCCGGTAGGGCCGGCTGGAAACGAACGGATTCCGCCGCCAGTCCCAGGGGCCCTGG is a window of Candidatus Polarisedimenticolia bacterium DNA encoding:
- a CDS encoding AcvB/VirJ family lysyl-phosphatidylglycerol hydrolase, with product MMRTLLLLALLIITTDPAWAGSKDAAARGDFQEETITVPILGRVTTYHPLPLRRARGVVLFVSGDGGWKLGVLGMAKRLAGEAVVVGISMPAWQEIAEKQKSPCWYPAGELEAIAQAVEKIYKFPEYVRPVLVGYSSGATVVYGALVQAPRGSFAGGVSLGFCPDLEVRRPVCGQGEWKPTYDPVKHRSMLPLPSVDLSGPEGAPGWIALQGKVDQVCDANAMSRFVEEVRGGKMILLPKVGHGFGVTRNWGSSFDEAVGSFLEGGSIWETRRGKEPSKAPNRAPEEINRRIDSLNLPLVVTWPESAKGVLIFLSGDGGWMELDQEVASHLHDAGVAVIGWSTLRYFWGERTPAEFRRDLARVAGSLPEETPLFAGGYSFGAEVVAVTLSQAEERTGPLGRIPGLILLGPGRYATFEVSPLDWIFSSATPTAHPVRPALESATGLDVLCLESGSPADSGCPQEPRSGLTRLHLRGSHHFGGDYEALARRIAAFMAAPDRPDGDSSP
- a CDS encoding phosphoribosylamine--glycine ligase, coding for MAIAPKKFLFVSRMGLIHDLAIKVSQEGHEVRYCILSKADKDVADGFLTKVDDWEAEKSWADLFVFDDSGFGDVCEKLRKEGRLVIGGTKYSDKLEDDRDFGQSEMKAAGMTTLPYWDFSSFDTAIEFIRANPDRYVVKPNGKAQNDKVLSFVGQEEDGRDVVTMLERYRKGSKIRGFQVQKYVAGVEVAAGAFFNGKDFILPAFINFEHKRMFNDDIGPSTGEMGTSGFWTGEVQLFRDTLAKMRDRLAGYVGYIDINCVANSRGVYPLEFTTRFGYPTINLQIEGVLSKWGEFLVALAAGESFDLRTKRGFQICVVIGVPPFPFVDPDAFRKYSEDAVVLFKKEIKEGLHPCDIKLVDGDWRLAGNSGYALVVSGSGPTMDDARRETYGRVKSVMIPNMFYRTDIGERWHRDGDLLQTWGLLAVPSPRP
- the mprF gene encoding bifunctional lysylphosphatidylglycerol flippase/synthetase MprF is translated as MARSPDPSPERPSPDEAEAAGPAITAESERSSLLLSAVLLRLRTLWPWLAVGLAAWLGWEEVRKIDLLSVRGILHGAPADLVLAMLLFTGFNLALAGLYDVAALGPLDRPPRVENRWGVGVITFAWSNFLTLGPLAGPALRLWLYKPLGVAGRRAHSALSAILVSFSLGLLAWCAVAAVPLPAGLDTLAGRLALGALALGLTAASLTLLRRLPGLPRIFREWEGGSTALASIALADWLLAWLVFHWAVFGMRAGVPATLSLGAFFLGQLIGLASLIPGGLASADAYWLLTLGQAAGGHDRLLASLILYRVIYYLVPWIFATLFLLGQRVRAGRRTRAFLRTAIAGYAFLCGVVLLGSAATPAIAGRVAFLNRSVPLAVVEISHWMSVLLGFFLLVVSRGLRRGYRSSHRVALALFLAGALTTFLKGLDFEEALMSLGAVSLLLIFRRTFQHAGKLQPPLEFVVSIGLFAIVLFAAVGFGSFTVPELPAAFRHFEATAQEARFLRALIVLVCAAAAAAFHYAQRARAQDRLPGPGEIDQALSDARRLSRGTNPLLVGAGDKALFRPGGSAAAGGGDQPPPEGFLQYRTCGRFLIVYSDPVCPPGTERALLAAFLEEAAARDHEVILYQITPALLPAAHDFGFSFFKLGEEGMVDLQRFDLKGNKARKWRNAINRVERAGGRFEIVEGGALRSLLPEMRRVSDSWLASKHGSEKGFSIGRFDEEYLARFPCAVVRDAGGRIAGFANILEGRPGEEISVDLMRYRPEKQGREDLEGVIEYLFLEIMLHGKDRGFTRFNLGMAPLSSVGEMHWARPFERLAHLFFRHGEHWFNFQGLRRFKEKFEPEWEPRYMAYPRPWDWPAAVTSTAVLIAGGWPALLFPRRRAA